Below is a window of Pirellulales bacterium DNA.
TACGCGCGATCGGCACGCTGGCCGATATCACCGAGCGCAAACAGGCCGAGGAAGAACGGAACCGGATGTGGAACCTGTCGCTCGACTTGTTGTCGATCGGCAGCTTCGACGGCTATTTGAAGCAGGTGAACCCGGCCTGGAGCCGGCTGCTCGGCTGGTCGGAACCAGAACTACTCGCGCACGCCTGGCTGCACTTCGTCCATCCCGAGGATCAAGACGCGACGATCGCCGCGACAAAGCGCTTGCTCAACGGCACGCCGATCCTGGGATTCGAGAACCGTTTTCGCTGCGCCGATGGCGGCTATCGTTGGTTGTCCTGGAATGCGTTCCCGTTGTCCGATCTGCAGACCACTTTCGCCGTGACCCGCGACGTCACGGAGCGCAAGGAAACGGAGTTTGAATTGGTGCGCTACCGTGACCACTTGGAGGCGCTCGTCGACGCGCGAACGCAGGAATTGGAAGAATCTCGACGGCAATTAGTGCAATCCGAACGCCTGGCTTCGGTCGGCACGCTGGCCGCGGGCATTGCCCACGAGATCAATAACCCGGTTGGGACCATCCTGCTCTCCGCCCAGGTGGCACTCCGGCAGCTGGGGCCCACGACACCGCCCGAGCGGGCGCGCGAGGCGCTGCAGGCCATTGTCAACGACGCCAAGCGGTGCGGCCGAATTGTTCGCAGCGTTTTGCAATTTTCCCGGCAACAAGCAACCGATAAATGGCCAGCGCAGCTAAACGATTGCGTGCACCAGGCGGCCTTGTCGCTCAGGAAACCGCTGGCGGATCGTGAGATTGCGCTGCAGCTCGATCTGGATGAAAGCTTGCCGCCTGTGCGGATCAACCCTACCGAAATGGAGCAAGTGCTCGTCAACTTGCTGCAAAACGCCGCCGAGGCTAGCAAGCCCCGGTCCTCGATCCGCGTGACGTCCAATGTCGACGGCGCCGCTGTACGCATGGCGGTCATCGACCAGGGGCACGGGATGTCGTCCGAAGTGCGAGCGCGCCTGTTCGATCCGTTCTTCACCACGCGCCGCAACCAGGGTGGCACGGGCCTGGGAATGAGTATTGCCTACGGGATCATCATGGATCACGATGGTGCCATGCATGTCGACACGGAAGTTGGCCGTGGCACGACGATTACGGTGGAGTTGCCGACGGGTATACTGTCCGCTGGGGCGTAGTCTCGCCGCGTAAGGATGACTGAACATGGTCCGCATTCTCGTGGTGGATGACGAAGAGGGGTACCGCTGCAACTTGAGCCTCTGTTTCGAGGCCGAAGGGTTCGACGTACGGACCGCCGCAACCACGACCGAGGCGCTCGACGTCACCGCGCAATTCAAGCCCGACGTCGTGATCGCCGACTGGATGCTCCGCGAGGAGCGCAACGGTCTCGACTTGCTGCACGCCATTCACGAGCGGGTGCCTAGCGTCGAGGGCATCTTGATCACGGGCTATCCGTCGAGCGAGCTCTGGGCGTCGGCCAAGCGAGCCGACGTATTCGAGGCCCTTGAGAAGCCGTTCGACATCGACGACCTGCTGTCGATCGTGCGCTACGCGGCTCAAAGCCGGCACAGCAAACAATAGAGATCGCGCGCGGCGCGTTCTCCGGTCGTCTGCTCCCGGACCAGCGCTCATTCCGGACTTGGTGCGGCATGAAGGTCGATACACGCAAGGTCCGCAATCGCCGCCGCGTGCACTATCGCGACTTCGACGAGCTGCTGGCCGACGCCGAACGCCTCGCGGCGCTGCCGCGCGTGCAGTGCCTGGGCAACTGGACCGTCGGGCAGACGATGCAGCACCTGGGCAACGCGATGCACGGCTCGATCGACGGGCCCACCTTCAACGTGCCCTGGCATATCAAGCTCATTGGCCGGCTGTTTCTCTGGCGCTGGCTGGTCTATGGGCCTTTTCCGGCCGGGTTGCAATTGCCGCGCCGCGCGGCCGAGCGGCTGATCGCCGGCCCCGACGCCACGACCGCCGCGGGGCTCGAGAAGATGCGCACCGGCGTGGCCCGGCTCCGCAGCGAGACCCAGCGCATCATCCACCCGGTAACGGGGCCGCTCACCCCGGCGCAGTGGGAACGGTTCCACTTGACGCATGCCGCGCTGCACATGAGCTTTCTGGTGCCGGACGAATCGGCGTAACAAACGCCCTCTGCTTACGCTGTACCAGGTGCGGGACCGAACAGCGGTCGCCCGCATTCCTCTCGAAAGCAAGCAGCCATGTCCACGCGCCAACAATTTCAAACCGTCCTCGGCACCGTCGCCTTTTCTTGCGCCGCCGTTTGGACGCTCCTGGGGTTCGTCGCTGGCCTGTTGCCGGTGAGTTGAGTCGGCCCTATGGCCGCCTAGGCAGGCGAAGGCCGAGTCGTCAGGATAGGGAGCTCGCTTCCTGCCGCCGCCTTGCCCTCGCCGCTGCCCGGTGCCTCGCATGTCGACAGTCAGCCCCGGTCCTCGGGCCATTTTGTTCATCTGGCTGACCGTCTTGATCGACACGATCGGCCTGGGCATCGTGCTGCCGGTCTTGCCCGAGCTGATCAGCCAGTTGGAAGGGGTTCCGACGAATGAAGCGGCCCGCTACGGCGGCTACCTGGCCACGACCTTTGCGATCGCGCAGTTCATTTTCGGTCCCGTGATGGGCAACTTGAGCGACCGGTTCGGGCGCCGACCCGTGCTGCTGGCCGCGCTCTTGGCCTTCGGTCTGGACTATCTGTTGATGGGCGCCGCGCCGAGTCTGGCGTGGCTGTTCGTCGGCAAACTCGTGGCCGGCATCACCGGCGCGACGGTGACCTCGGCCAATACATATGTCGCCGACGTGACGCCGCCGGACAAACGCGCTCAATACTTTGGCTTCATGGGCGCGGCCTTCGGGCTGGGGTTTATCCTCGGTCCCGCGCTGGGCGGTTTGCTCGGACACTGGGGGCCCCGCGCGCCGTTCTGGGCCGCGGCCGTCACGGCGCTGGCCAACGTCGCCTATGGCTGGCTGGTGCTGCCCGAGAGTCTGCCGCGCGAGTCTCGCCGCCCCTTCTCATGGCACCGAGCGAGCCTGTGGGGAACCTGGAAGCAGTTGAGCCGGTATTCGGTCGTTGTCGGCCTGATCGGCGTGCTGTTCTTGTGGATGCTCGCCCACCAGTCGTTGCCCCATACCTGGGCCTACTATGCGCGGTTTCGGTTGAAGTGGGACGAGGCCCAGGTCGGCATGTCGCTGGCCTTTGCCGGAGTGACGATGATGGCCGTGCAAGGTTTTCTGACCGGTACGATCGTGCGAGTGCTGGGCGAGTGGCGGGCCTGCCTGTTCGGTCTGATCACGGGCATCATCGGCTTCGTGGGCTATGGTCTCGCCGATCGCGGTTGGATGGTCTATCTGTTCATCGTCGTGATGGCGCCGGCGGGCGTCGTGTTTCCGTCGATTCGCGCGCTGATGTCGCAGCAGATCCCGGCCGATTCGCAGGGGGAATTGCAGGGCGGCATCTCCAGCCTGCACAGCCTGACGTCGATCTTTGGCCCGATCTTGATGACGCAACTATTCGCGTATTTTTCCTCGGCGGGGGCCTTCATCTACCTGCCCGGCGCGGCGTTTCTGTTCGCCGGTTTGCTGTCGATCGGCAGCCTGGCGTTGTTGATACGCGTGCCTGTTGCAGAACGGCGCGAATCGCCGTCGCTGGAGCGTGCCGAGGCCTAGCCCAGCGACAACAGCGCGCGGCCGGCCGCACGCAGCCAAGGTGTCAGCGCCGCCGCGAGCGGCAGAGCGGTCAGCCACAGCGCGGCTCGCGCCAGCTCGCGCAGCAGTCCGGCGACGTGCACTTCGACGACCGCCGGCGATGCCGGCCATTGCCACCGCGGCCACAGCCGTGGAACGCTGGCGGCATAGTGGTCGTATTGCGCGCCCCAGTGATGACGCAAGCGCCGTTCCTCGTCGCGAATCGTCAGCCGCGTATACAGCGGCAGCGCAACCAACAGCGCCGCGAACATCACAAGACTTTGCCAGGCCAGGCACGCTCCGCACACGGCCAGCAGCGTACCCAGATAGAGAGGATTGCGCACCAGCGAGTAGGGGCCCTCGGTGACCAGCCGCTTGCTCTTGCGGCCGCCGATATAGAGCGTGGCCCACAGCCGCAGCATCACGCCGCCGACGATCAGAGCCCAACCGAGTTGCGCGCTGGCCACTTGCAGCCAGGAGCCTGGTACCGGCGCCGATTCGAAGATCACTGCCAGCAGGACTGCCGGCGCAAGAACCGCACCGGCCAGCAAAGTACGGGAACGTACCCAGATGCTGCGCCGTGCGAGCCGGCGCCCCGGCTCGAAGGCCAAGGGGACCTGCGGGACAATTTGTACCGGTGCGGTAGTCAAAGGGCTGTGCCTGTGCGCGATGCTACTGAAGCCCCGACCCGATGGGATGACGCACGACCGATGCTTCTGCAAATGTGGCGAGGTAGATCTGCGACTTTTCGTCGAGTTGTTCGAGCTGCACGTTCGCCGGCAAGCGTTCGCGCCAGCGCGGCGAGTCGGCGTCTTTGACGAGCACCAACAACCGGTGGCGCTCGGCGAGCAAGTCGACAAAGGCGTGGATGTCGGCGATGGGCAGCTCCAAGACAGGCCGGTGTTCGAGTTGATCGAAGGCCACCGCGTCCTGCGCGCGGCCCAGGCAGGCGATCGTCAGGCCCGCCTGTTGCGGATCGGACACGAGCTGCCGGACCTGCAGGGCCACGGACCGTTTGCGGGCCATTTCCGGTGCAAAGTCGACCAGCCCCAGCAGCGAGATCACCACCGTTGCGGCGCCCAGCGACGTGGTACACACCAGCGGCTGGGAAAAATTGCGCGCCGCGGTGATCAGCAGCCCGCACACGGCGAGCGACCCGAGGACTTCGGCGGCCGTGCCCTCGGCTTCATGCGAGACCACCATCCAGTCCGCCACCAGCAGGCCCGCGAGCACCAGCGCCAACGACACGCACCACAGCTTGGGCAGCGTGAGTCGGATGCCTCGGAAATAGCGCGTCGAGACCTCGTTGATCAGCGTGCGGTCGCAGACCACGCCCGCCGCCAAGGCGAACAACGGCACCGACGGCAGCACGTAGGCCGGCAATTTCGACTGCGAAGCTGAGAAGAACCCGAAGATCCACAGCCCCGCCAGCATCAGAAAGCCAAAAGCATGGGTTCGCAGCCGACGGATTTCCAGCGATCGACTGGTCAGGAACACGGCGACTGCACCGACCAGCAGCGACGTCGGGTACATCGCCCCGATCAAGATCGGCACATAAAACCAAAACGGTTGCACATGGGCGATGCCGACCACGAACCGGGCGACGTGGTGCCGCCAGAAGAAGTATTCGGCGAACTCCGGGCGATAGATCGACGCCGCCACGAACCACGGCGCTGCGACGCCCAAGACGATGCCGAAATACAGCAGCCAGCGCCCGGTCCGTGCCCGCAGCGTACCGCGCCCGCGCAGCCACTCATGCAAGAGCAGCGGCGGCACGACGATCACCAGCGCGATCGGACCCTTGGTCAGCCCGCCGATGCCACAAGCCGCGGCGCTCGCCAGCCACCAGCGCGTTTGATGGCGGGCCTGGTCGATCGCGACGGCGCCGCACAGCAGTGCGGTGGTCGTGGCGGCAGTCAGCAGGGCATCGAACGACAAGAACCTGCCGCTGAGGATGAAGCCCGTGCTGAATAACAGCGCCGCCATGCCGAGCAGCGCTGCGCGGCGGCCAACCATCCGCTGGCCGGCCCAATAGACGACCCCCAGCGTCCAGAGCGCCGCGCAAGCCGGGACCAGCCGCACGGCGGCCGTCGTGTGGCCGAACGCCGCCATGCTTCCGGCCGTCAACCAGAACAATAGCGGCGGCTTGTCTTGATACGCCTTGCCTTGCCGCATCGGCAGCAAGAAATCACCTGAGGTCAGCATCTCGCGGGCAATCTCCGCGTAGCGCCCTTCGTCGGGCTCAAAGAACGGATAGGCGGTGTTGCTCAACAGCAACAGTCCCGCGAGCGACAGGGCCAACACGACGCCGCTCACGTAGAGCGGCAAGTTTGCGTCGCCGTCGGGTGGCGTTGCCGTGCCGGCGAACGCCGTTTCGTTCCACCAACGTTTCAATCGCGCGGGCACGTGTTGCGGCGATCGCAGCGACGCCTGTAGCGCCGCTCGCCACCCGCTGGTTCCGTTCGGGCTCGCATCCATAGCTCAAGGTCTCTTGCCAAATGACTTGCCGAATGTGCTCGTGTCGAACCCCGGGCGAAACCACTGCGCCGGTCGTTGGCGACCCGGCAGACAGCGCGCTTTGGCGCGGCGCAGCAAAGTTGGCGAAACCTATGAGAGACGGCCAACTTGGGTCAAGACGAGCCGCGTTGCTAGCACGCCTCGCCAGCAGCGTGGCCTGCGCCGCCGCGCCTGCGGATGACCTTGACCGTGCGCGGCGCGCGAGTCGATAAATCCCCCGCGATGACCGTCTTGCAGCGCTACATCTTGGGCGAACTCTTACGCGTACTGGCGCTCACGGGCACGTCGTTGACCGGCTTCATGCTCCTGATCGG
It encodes the following:
- a CDS encoding TCR/Tet family MFS transporter; the encoded protein is MSTVSPGPRAILFIWLTVLIDTIGLGIVLPVLPELISQLEGVPTNEAARYGGYLATTFAIAQFIFGPVMGNLSDRFGRRPVLLAALLAFGLDYLLMGAAPSLAWLFVGKLVAGITGATVTSANTYVADVTPPDKRAQYFGFMGAAFGLGFILGPALGGLLGHWGPRAPFWAAAVTALANVAYGWLVLPESLPRESRRPFSWHRASLWGTWKQLSRYSVVVGLIGVLFLWMLAHQSLPHTWAYYARFRLKWDEAQVGMSLAFAGVTMMAVQGFLTGTIVRVLGEWRACLFGLITGIIGFVGYGLADRGWMVYLFIVVMAPAGVVFPSIRALMSQQIPADSQGELQGGISSLHSLTSIFGPILMTQLFAYFSSAGAFIYLPGAAFLFAGLLSIGSLALLIRVPVAERRESPSLERAEA
- a CDS encoding DUF1569 domain-containing protein is translated as MKVDTRKVRNRRRVHYRDFDELLADAERLAALPRVQCLGNWTVGQTMQHLGNAMHGSIDGPTFNVPWHIKLIGRLFLWRWLVYGPFPAGLQLPRRAAERLIAGPDATTAAGLEKMRTGVARLRSETQRIIHPVTGPLTPAQWERFHLTHAALHMSFLVPDESA
- a CDS encoding glycosyltransferase family 39 protein, giving the protein MKRWWNETAFAGTATPPDGDANLPLYVSGVVLALSLAGLLLLSNTAYPFFEPDEGRYAEIAREMLTSGDFLLPMRQGKAYQDKPPLLFWLTAGSMAAFGHTTAAVRLVPACAALWTLGVVYWAGQRMVGRRAALLGMAALLFSTGFILSGRFLSFDALLTAATTTALLCGAVAIDQARHQTRWWLASAAACGIGGLTKGPIALVIVVPPLLLHEWLRGRGTLRARTGRWLLYFGIVLGVAAPWFVAASIYRPEFAEYFFWRHHVARFVVGIAHVQPFWFYVPILIGAMYPTSLLVGAVAVFLTSRSLEIRRLRTHAFGFLMLAGLWIFGFFSASQSKLPAYVLPSVPLFALAAGVVCDRTLINEVSTRYFRGIRLTLPKLWCVSLALVLAGLLVADWMVVSHEAEGTAAEVLGSLAVCGLLITAARNFSQPLVCTTSLGAATVVISLLGLVDFAPEMARKRSVALQVRQLVSDPQQAGLTIACLGRAQDAVAFDQLEHRPVLELPIADIHAFVDLLAERHRLLVLVKDADSPRWRERLPANVQLEQLDEKSQIYLATFAEASVVRHPIGSGLQ
- a CDS encoding response regulator, which codes for MVRILVVDDEEGYRCNLSLCFEAEGFDVRTAATTTEALDVTAQFKPDVVIADWMLREERNGLDLLHAIHERVPSVEGILITGYPSSELWASAKRADVFEALEKPFDIDDLLSIVRYAAQSRHSKQ
- a CDS encoding isoprenylcysteine carboxylmethyltransferase family protein, whose amino-acid sequence is MTTAPVQIVPQVPLAFEPGRRLARRSIWVRSRTLLAGAVLAPAVLLAVIFESAPVPGSWLQVASAQLGWALIVGGVMLRLWATLYIGGRKSKRLVTEGPYSLVRNPLYLGTLLAVCGACLAWQSLVMFAALLVALPLYTRLTIRDEERRLRHHWGAQYDHYAASVPRLWPRWQWPASPAVVEVHVAGLLRELARAALWLTALPLAAALTPWLRAAGRALLSLG